The genomic window ACGTTCACCATCTGCCGGAATGCGGCGTTCCACTGCTCGTACGGCGTTTCGCCGATCACGTGACGGTTGGAGGGGCCCGGCGCCACGGCGGCATTGCAGACGAGGACGTCGAGCGGGCCGACCGCCTCGATCGCGGCGGCGACGATGTTCAGCCCACCGTCAGGCACGCCGACGTCGCCGGTGATGACCGCATGGCCGGTGCCCTCGAGGGAACGAAGAGTCTCCTCGGCCCCGGCGTGGTTCGTGGCATAGTGCACTGCCACGCGATCGCCGGCGCCGGCGAACCGTCGTGCCACGGCGGCGCCGATGCCGCCGGAGGCTCCGGTGATGAGGACCGTCCTCATGACGCGTCACCTCCGACTCGTGTCGACGACCGAAAACCGATGATCCGCATCCGGCAAGCTCACCCTCATGCCGAACGCACGATCCGAGGCTACTCGACCGGACTCGGGCGGGCGCCTGCGCGCCGAAACGAGGAGATCTGCCGGAATGCGGGCGCATTTCCCGCAGGCATCCGCATTCCGGCAGATCACCGCAGCCCGGCGACGCGGGGCGTTCCGGCTGAGGCCGGAATCAGTTCAGATCCTCGGCCGCGGCGGCGTGGGCGTGTTCGGAACCCAGATTGCCGTCCGAACAGGGGCTCGGGTGATCGTCGGCGCCGGACGACAGACACACGAGGAGCGGAGGGTTCGCGCGCGCGGACCCTCCGCTCCTCGTTCACCTCACGATGTACGTGCGCCGACCGCGGGTGCCGTGAGCTTTCCTGTCGCACGCGCCCGCCGGTCGGCCGCGACGATCGCGGCGATCATGAGGGCGGAGAGCACGGCACTGATGGCGACGGGGACGACCGATGCCTCGACCCCGAACTGTCCTCCGGACAGCCATACGGACCCATGCGCGGTGCCGGCGAGCAGGCCGGGCTCAGCCAAGCCCGAGACAGGGATCCCGAGCAGCCCCTGCACGGCGTTCCATCCGAAGTGGAGCCCGATCGGGAACCACAGGGAACGCCGCCAGAAGAACGCGGCTCCGAGGAGGATGCCGGCTTCCAGCGCGATCGCGAACGCGCTCCACCATGTGGCGCCGGGGTTCAGAAGGTGCGCGGCTCCAAACAAGGCGGCGGTGATGCCGAGCGCGATCCACCGCCCGGTGGCAAGCGAGATCGACTGCAGCAGAAGCCCGCGGAAGACGATCTCCTCGACGACCGCCGCTCCGACGCTCACCGAGAGGACGGCGAGGAGAACCGAGGCGGGGTTCTCGTCACCCCACTCGAAGGTCAACCCTCCGAGCAGAGCGACGATGCCGACAGACGTAACGATGAAGGCGACGCCGACGCCGATCCCACCGAACAGTTCCCGGGCGGCGCCGCGCGCAGCGAGCTCCGGGGTGCTCCGCCCGCCGAGGCGGCGTTTGATGAGGATGTAGAGGAGGACGGCCGCGACGGCGCTCACGACGGCTGCGGCGGATGAGCCGATCGGCCCGAAGATGCCGCCGAGCGCGAGAAGCGCGCCCGTGAGGCCGTAGATGACGACGACGCCGACGGCAGTCCATACAAGGGGGTGGCGAACCCATCGCAGCCGGGGGCGGCGTGGGGTCGTGGAGGTGTTCATTTTTGTTGTCCGTTCCGCGTGGTTATGACGCTCCACGAAAAATATGCCGAGCGACCACCTGCACCCATCCCCCAAAGGTCGACAATCGGGATCAGTCGTCGACCAATCCGGAGCGGTAGGCGAGCACCACCGCCTGGACGCGGTCGCGCACCTGGAGTTTCGCGAGCACACGCGTCACATACGTCTTCACCGTTTCGCGCGTGACGACGAGCGCCCCAGCGATCTCGGCATTCGACATCCCGTGAGCGAGCGCCTTCAACACGTCCAGCTCGCGCGGCGTCAGCGTCGCGATGAAGTCCGTGGCCTCCGCATCCGGGCGCACCCGGCCCGCGAACGCACCGATGAGCCGGCGCGTGACGGCCGGTGCGAGCAGCGCCTCGCCGCGCGCGACGGTGCGGATGCCGGCGAGGAGGTCCTGTGGTGGAGTGTCCTTCAGCAAGAAGCCGCTCGCACCGGCCCGCAGCGCCTCGAAGACGTACTCGTCGAGGGAGAAGGTCGTGACCACGAGCACCCGTGGCGCGCCATCGCCGGCCAGCGGCCCCGCGATCGCGCGCGTCGCAGCGATCCCACCCAACCGAGGCATCCGCACATCCATGAGGATGACGTCGGGGTGGCTCCGCGCGGCAAGCGCGATCGCCTCCTCCCCGTCACTGCCTGTGGCCACCAGCTCCATGTCAGGTTGGGCGCGGATCGCGCGGGCGAAGCCCTCGCGAATGAGTGGCTGGTCGTCGACGACGGCGACCCGAATGAGGCTGGATGCGTCGGTCACCGCACGGCCTCCGGCAGTCGAGCCTCGACGACGAACCGCCCGTCGGAGGTCGGGCCGGCTCGGAACGACCCACCCACCTGCTCGATACGCGCCGCGCTGCCTGCGAGCCCACGCCCATCCGAGGACAGGGGCTTCCTGGCCCGTCCGAGTGCGTTCGTCACGCGCAGCACGGCACTATCGCCCTCGCGGAAGTACTCCACTTGCACCGGTGTCCGGGGGGCGTGTTTGAGAGCGTTGGTGGCGGCCTCCTGCGCAACGCGTCGCAGCGCGGCTGCAGCATCCGCAGACAGGACGGGCTCGGGAACGTCCTCGTGCACCTCGACCTGATGGCCGGCCTCGCGCAGCCGCGTCACGAACTGGTCGATGGCGGCCGACACGGTCGGCTGCATCGGAGCGCCGGCGCCCTCCGCATGGAGGGCGCCGAGGAGCTCGCGCAACTCGCCCAGCGCCTCCCGTCCCGTCCGCCCGATGCCGGCAAGGGTCTCATCGCGCGCTGCACGCTCGTCCGAGGGAAGGAAGGCCGCGGATTCCGCCTGCACGACCATGGCCGTCACGTGGTGGGTGACCACGTCGTGCAGGTCCCGGGCGAGCAGCACGCGCTCTTTCCGCACCGCGCCCGCCTCGGCCTGATGAACACGCCCCGCCTGGCTCGCCTGCCGCAGGGCGACGAAGCGACCGATCGTCCAGGGCAGCGCCAGCACCGCCGCGAAGGTCGCGAAGCCCAGTGGGGGCTCGGGGGAGCCGAGAGCGAGGAGCGTGAGCGCGAGCGCGAGATACATCGCCCCGATGACCCCCGCGGTGATCCACGGGCGGCGGCCATGGGCGCCGACGCTGTACAGAGCGATCGGGAGGGCGACGCCGGCCGCGCCCGTGGTGGTTCCGGTTATCTCGGCGATGCAGAAGGCCGCCCCGACGACAAACATCGCGACACGCGGCGCGCGGCGCCGCAGTACGAGGGGGAGAGCTTGCGCAGCCTGCAACAAGATCGCGATGGGCCCGGTGCTGGGCCCATCCAGTGCTCCCAGGACAGTACCGGGAATACCGAGCGGCAGGACGGCGACGAGGAGAAGACCGATCCCCAGTGCGCCGTCCTGAACCTCCGGGCGTGCGATGGCACTGCGAAAGGCTGACGGGTGCATAGGGACATCCTGGCCCGCTGCTGCGACGGACGGGCCAAGCGCCAGGCGGCACGCAGGAGGAACGGTTCCGCAATCCGTCGCAGAACCTGTCCGACGGGATCGAGCGGTAGCATCGCCAAACCCAAAAATCCCCCGGCTTACCGGGGGATTTACGCGGAGACGGAGGGATTTGAACCCTCGGTCCCCATAAGGGGACTCCACCTTAGCAGGGTGGTGCACTAGGCCTGACTATGCGACGTCTCCAGGCATCCGGCGACAAGCGACGGATGCGCTCAGCCATCATAACCCGCTCGCGCACCCCGCGATGAACACGCTCACTCGCCGACGTTGCCCACCGAGCAGGTCTCCTGCGCGGCGGTGGAGCCCGTGATCGACTCGGGCAGCACGACGGTGCCCTCCGCGGGCGGCGCGGGGTCGACCGGCGTCTCCCCCGCGCCGGGGTCGGCGCCGTCCGCGGGCGGGTCGGTCGGCGCCCCGGCGGTCGGAGGCTCGACCACCACGACGGCGTCGTTCTTGCCGGCCTCGCCGGTCAGCTGCAGCGGCTGGTTGGCCACCAGCGCATCCCACAGCTGTTCGGCGGCGTCGTAATCGGGAACGACCCGGGCCATGTCGTACGGGTCCTCGAGGGTGGGGTACTGCAGAAAGGTGATGTCGTCGAACGGGACGTCCTTCGCGGCGAGCGCGATCTGCACCAGGCGCACGGGATTGGCGAGCGAGTCACTCGGGGTGACGTTGTTCACCGCGGTGCCGGCCAGCTTGCCGAGCGTGCCGACGTCGGTGAGCACCTCGTCGCTCACGAGCTTGCGCACGAGGCGCGACATGTACTGCTGCTGGTTCGAGATGCGACCGAGGTCGGAGCCGTCGCCCACGCCGTGCCGCGTGCGCAGGAACTGCAGCGCCTCGAAGCCCGACACGGTGCGCATGCCGGCGGGCCAGTCGATGCCGGTGTGGCGGTCGCGGATGCCACCGCCCGCGATGCAGACGTCGACGCCGCCGATGGCGTCGGTGATGTTGATGACGTTGCCGAAGGTAACCTTCGCGGCATACGGCACGCTCAGCCCGCTCAGCTCGGACAGCGTGTCGACGACGCACCCGAGGCCGCCGTGGCCGTAGGCGGCGTTGAGCTGCTGCTTGCGCAGGGCGGGCGCGATCGTGCCGTCCTCGCTCGTGCACGACGGGATCGGCACCATGAGGTCGCGCGGAAACGACACCACGGTCACCCGCCGCGGAGCGTCCGAGATGTGCACCAGCAGGTTGACGTCGTTGAGCTTGCCCGCCGCATCGGCCCCCTTGCAGCGGCCGCCGAACGAATCGGCGATCTCCTCTTCGCACTCGTCGGTGCCCGTCACGACCATCGTGATGGGCCCCGGCAGCGGGCCGAGGCTCGGCGGCTCGGCCGGCTCGTCCTCGAGCGCGACGGAGTTGGCCGCGAAGTCCGTCACGAGCCCCACGGCCGCGTAGCCGACCACGCTCGCGGCGGAGACGACGACAACCCCCGCGATCACGCCGAGCACGGTCAGCACCTGCATCAGCGGGTGCGGTTGCCTCAGCACGCCGTGGCGGGCGACGGGAAGCCGCCGACCGCGGGTCGGGTCGCCGCGCCCAGTCATCCCCCCAGATTACCGTTTGAGCAGGTCTCCTGCGCGGCGGTCTGCCCGGGGATCGACGACGGCAGCGTCACACCGGGCGCGGGGGTCTCCCCGGGGGTGGCGGCGTCACCGGGCGCCGCGGGGTCGACCGGCGCCACATCCGGGTTCTCCGGATCCACGACGACGACACCGTCGCCCTGGCTGGCTTCGCCGCTCAGCGTGATCGGCTGGTTCGCCTCGAGCGCCGCCCACAGCGCCGCGGCGGCATCCTCGTCGGGCGCGACGCGGTTGGGATCGTACGGGTCTTCCACGACCGGGTACTGCACGAAGACGATCTCCTCGAAGGGCACGTTCTTCACCGCGAGGGCGATCTGCACGAGCGTCACCGGGTTGGTGAGGCTCTTGCTGGGGGTGACGTTGTCGACCGCGGTGGATGCCAGCGAATACAGCGTCGCCGGGTTCGAGAGCACCTCGTCGCTGACGAGCTTGCGCACCAGGCGCGACATGTACTGCTGCTGGTTCGAGATGCGGCCGAGGTCGCCGCCGTTGCCCACCCCGTGCCGCGTGCGCAGGAACTGCAGCGCCTCCACTCCCGAGATGGTGCGGTTTCCCGCCTCCCAGTCGATGCCGGTGTGGTGATCGCGGATGCCGTTGGCGATGCAGACCTCCACCCCGCCGATCGCGTTGGTGATCTCGATCACGCCGCCCCAGGTCACCTTGGCGGCGAACGGGATGTCCTGACCGGTCAGCTCCGAGATCGCCGCGGCGACGCACGCGAGCCCGTTCTCTCCGCCGTTGGTGTACGCCGAGTTGAGCGGCTGCCTGCTCGTGGCCGGGGTCACCGTGCCGTCGGAGTGCGTGCACGACGGGATCGGCATCATGAGGTCGCGGGGGAACGAGACCACGGTGACGCGGCGAGGAGCGTCGGAGATGTGCACGAGCATGTTGACGTCGTTCAGCTCGCCGGCGGCATCCGCCCCCGTGCACCGGTCGCCGAAGTATGCGGCGTACTCGGGCTCGCACGCGTCGGTGCCCGCCAGCAGCAGATTGACGCCGCCCTCGATGGCCCCGATGTCCGGGGGCACGGGGCTCTGGCCTTCCAGGTCGACCGACCCATCGGCGAAGTTCGAGGCGAGGTCGTAGGCGGTGTACGCCGCCACGCTGACACCCGACACCAGCACGACCGCCAGCGCCACCGCGAGCACCTTCATCAGCTGCGCGAAGGGACCGGGCGTGCGCTGCACGCCGTGGCGGGCCAGCGGCCGCCGACCGGACGAGGGCGCGCTCGCGCCGCTCGGGTCGGATGTGGCGATCACGGACGTCTCCTCGGGTGGGGCGGGCCGTGCTCGCCACACCCGAACGCCGTGGCGGAGGGTGTGGGATTCGAACCCACGGGACATTTCTGCCCACTGGTTTTCAAGACCAGGTCCATCGGCCGCTCGGACAACCCTCCCGGCGAACGCCCTAGGGCATCCGTCGACAGGCCCCGAGTCTAGTCGACGGCACTGCGCTCCATTGTCGCCGGGGCGCCTGGGCGGGCGCTGAACGACGCCCGAAGACCGCGGGCGGGGCCGCTGCCCAGGTCAGAGCGCGCGGAGGATGTCGGCGACGCCGCCGGCCTCGACCGAGCCGGTGGTCTCGCCCGCGACGGAGCGCACCTCGTCGGCGCCCTGCGCCATCGCCACGGCGCGACCGCCGTTGCGCCGCGCCCACCGGAACATGCCGACGTCGTTGCGGCCGTCGCCGATCACGATCACGTGCGCCGGGTCGACCCCGAGCCAGTCGCAGACGAGGGCGAGGGCGCTGGACTTGTCGACGCCGCGCGGCGCGATGTCGAGCCACGCCGTCCACCCCACCGCGTACGACACCTCGTTCAGCCCGATGCGGGCGACGAGGTCGACGAAGTCCTGCTCGGTCTCATCCGGCGACACCACCACGACGCGGCTCGCGGGCCGGGCGGACAGCTCGTCGAACGGAACCTGCTTGGCCCCCTGCAGATTCCAGTCGTCGAGATGCTCGGTGTAGAGGCGGCTGCCGTCGGGCAACTCCACCATGTACCGCGCGTCCGGCAGGTGCTCGCGCAGAAGCGTCAGCACCTCGGTCGGGTCGAAGGTCTCGGTGTGGAACCGCTCGTACCGCACCTCTTCGCCAGCGACGCGCTTCATGATCACGGCGCCGTTGGAGCAGACGACGTACTCCGGGGCGATCTCGAGCACGCGCAGGATGCCGCGGGTGCTCTCCCAACTGCGCCCCGTCGCCAGCATCACCTCGTGCCCGGCACGGTGCGCGTGGGCGACGGCCTCGACGATGCCGGGGCTGAGCGTCTCGTCCTGGAGGAGGATGGTGCCGTCGATGTCGAGCACGATGAGCAGCCGCTCGGTGGGGACGCGAGGGTTCTCGGCATCCTCGGCGATGTCCTCGACGAGCTCGGCGGCGTCGGCCTGGTCCGTGATCTCGACGCTGCCGGTGCGGGGAAGATGCGCGTGATTCATCCGATCGGCTCCAGGACCTCGAGGCCTCCCAGGAACGGGCGCAGCACCTCGGGCACCCACACCGAGCCGTCGGCGCGCTGGTGCGTCTCGAGGAGCGCAACGATCCAGCGGGTGGTGGCGAGCGTGCCGTTGAGGGTCGCGACGTGCGCGGTCTTGCCGCCGTCCGGCCGGTAGCGGATGTCCAGCCGCCGCGCCTGGTAGGTGGTGCAGTTGCTCGTGCTGGTGAGCTCGCGGTAGGCGCCCTGCGTGGGCACCCAGGCCTCGATGTCGTACTTGCGCGCCGCCGACGAGCCGAGATCGCCGGCAGCCACGTCGATCACGCGATAGCTGAGGCCGAGGTCGCGCAGCATCTGCTCCTGCAGCGCGACGAGGCGCTCGTGCTCCGCCTGCGCGTCATCGGGCGTCGTGTAGACGAACATCTCGAGCTTGTTGAACTGGTGGACGCGGATGATGCCGCGGGTGTCCTTGCCGTACGACCCCGCTTCGCTGCGGTAGCAGGTGGACCAGCCGGCATAGCGCTTGGGCCCGCGGGCCAGGTCGATGATCTCGTCCATGTGGTAGCCGGCGAGAGGCACCTCGCTGGTGCCGACGAGGTACAGGTCCTCATCGGCCAGGTGGTACACCTCGTCGGCGTGCTGGCCGAGGAAGCCGGTGCCGCGCATGACCTCCGGACGCACGAGCGTGGGCGGGATCATGGGCGTGAAGCCGGCCTGCAGCGCACGGTCGAGGCCCAGGTTCATGAGGGCCAGCTCGAGGCGGGCGCCGATGCCGGTGAGGAAGTAGAAACGCGCGCCCGACACCTTGGTGCCGCGCTCCATGTCGATCGCGCCGAGCTTCTCGCCGAGCGCGAGGTGGTCGAGGGGCTCGAAGTCGAACGACGGGGGCTCGCCGTGCGTGCGCAGCGTGACGAAGTTCTCCTCGCCGCCTGCGGGGACGCCGTCGAGGACGATGTTCTCCAGCTTGGCGAAGGCGGCCTCGGCGGCGGCCTCGGCCTCGGCGACCTGCCGCTGCGCGGCCTTGACCTTCTCGCTCAGCTCCTTGGCCTCGGCCACGAGCGCGGCCTTGTCCTCTTTGGGGGCCTGCGCGACGCGCTTGCCGTGGGCGTTCTGCGCCGCACGCAGCTCTTCGAACGCGGTGATGGCGGCACGACGGTCACGGTCGGCCGCGACGGCGTCGTCGACGGTCTGGGACGACTCACCGCGGGCCAGCTGCGAGCGCGTGACGAGGTCAGGCCGGTCGCGGAGAAGAGCGGGATCGATCATCCGTCAATCCTCGCACAGGCGCCACCTGCGGGCCCCGCTATCGTGAGGGCATGACCATGCCCGCCACCCCGCGCGCGGCCCTGGTTTACAACCCCATCAAGGTCGACGCCGCCGCCCTCACCGCGAGCGTGCAGCGGCTGTCCGCCGAGGCGGGCTGGCATGCGCCACTGTTGTTCGCCACGACCGTCGACGATCTCGGCGACGCCGCGACGCGCGAGGCGCTGGAGCGTGGCGTGGATGCCGTGCTCGTCGCGGGCGGCGACGGCACCGTTCGCGCGGTCGCCGGTGCCATGAGCGGCTCGGGCGTCGCGCTCACGATCGTGCCGAGCGGCACGGGCAACCTGCTCGCCCGAAACCTGCGGCTGCCGCTGGGCGACCCCGAGACGATGATCGCCGCCACCTTCTCGGGCGAGCGCCACGCGATCGACATCGGGTTCGCCGCTTTGCGGCGCCCCGGCGGCGACGTCGACGAGCACGCGTTCGTGGTGATGGGCGGCATAGGGCTGGATGCCGCGATGATCGCGAACACGAGCCCCCAGCTGAAGCGGAGTGTGGGATGGGTCGCCTACGTCGGGGGCGCAGCGCGCTCGCTCGTCGGGGCCCACCCGTTCCAGGTCGTCTACCAGGTGCAGGGACACCGCATGCACTCCGCGCGCGTGCACAGCGTGCTGTTCGCCAACTGCGGCTCGCTCCCGGCGGGCCTGGAACTCATCCCCGAGGCCTCGGTGGCCGACGGACTGCTGGACGTCGCGGTCTTCCAGCCGAAGGGACCGTTCGGCTGGCTGTTCGTCTGGCGCCGGGTGGCGTGGGACAACAGCGTGCTGCGCCGGTTCCGGGCGGGCCGCAGCGTGCTGGCGCTGCGCACGGAGGACACGGCGGTGCGCTACGCGCGGGGTCCCGCGCTGGATCTCGCCCCGGCCGGGCCCCAGCCGGTGCAGCTGGACGGCGACGAGTTCGGCGAGGCGGTGCACGTGCACACCCGCGTAGAGCCCGGTGCGCTCCTGGTCGCGGTGCCGGTGGGGCACACGCTGACACCCGCCGGCAGGCCGACGCTGTGGGCTGGGGCAGCGGGCCGCCGCTGAGACGCGCCACTGTCAACCCCGCGACGGCGCGGCATCCGTCGACCACCATGACGGCATGGGCGCCCCCTCGATCGTGTGGTTCCGCGATGATCTGAGATTGGCCGACAACCCGGCGCTGTGTGCGGCGATCGACCGGGCGGAGCCCGTCGTCGGCCTTTACGTGCTCGACGAGCAGTCCCCCGGCATCCGCCCGCTCGGCGGTGCGGCGAGGTGGTGGCTGCACCATTCGCTCGCCTCGCTGGGCGAGCGGCTCCGCGAGCGGGGCGGCGCGCTCGTGCTCCGTCGGGGCGCCGCGGCCGGGATCGTGCGCGAGACAGTGGCCGATGTCGGCGCCGGCGCGGTCTTCTGGAACCGCCGGTACGGGGGTGCGGCCTGGCAGGTCGACGCCGACCTCAAAGCGACGCTGCGCGCCGACGGCGCCGAGGTGGCATCGTTCGCGGCGTCGCTCCTGCACGAGCCCTGGACCGTCACGACCGGTGGCGGCACGCCCTTCTCGGTGTTCTCCCCGTTCTGGCGGGCCTGCCTGTCGCGGCCGGCACCGCGCGCTCCCCTGCCCGAGCCTCGCGCCGTCAGCGCACCATCGAGGGTGCCGGCATCCGACGACCTCGACGACTGGTCGCTGCTGCCGACGCGCCCGGACTGGACCGAGGGACTG from Microbacterium sp. zg-Y625 includes these protein-coding regions:
- a CDS encoding CPBP family intramembrane glutamic endopeptidase, whose protein sequence is MNTSTTPRRPRLRWVRHPLVWTAVGVVVIYGLTGALLALGGIFGPIGSSAAAVVSAVAAVLLYILIKRRLGGRSTPELAARGAARELFGGIGVGVAFIVTSVGIVALLGGLTFEWGDENPASVLLAVLSVSVGAAVVEEIVFRGLLLQSISLATGRWIALGITAALFGAAHLLNPGATWWSAFAIALEAGILLGAAFFWRRSLWFPIGLHFGWNAVQGLLGIPVSGLAEPGLLAGTAHGSVWLSGGQFGVEASVVPVAISAVLSALMIAAIVAADRRARATGKLTAPAVGARTS
- a CDS encoding response regulator, whose translation is MTDASSLIRVAVVDDQPLIREGFARAIRAQPDMELVATGSDGEEAIALAARSHPDVILMDVRMPRLGGIAATRAIAGPLAGDGAPRVLVVTTFSLDEYVFEALRAGASGFLLKDTPPQDLLAGIRTVARGEALLAPAVTRRLIGAFAGRVRPDAEATDFIATLTPRELDVLKALAHGMSNAEIAGALVVTRETVKTYVTRVLAKLQVRDRVQAVVLAYRSGLVDD
- a CDS encoding sensor histidine kinase; the encoded protein is MHPSAFRSAIARPEVQDGALGIGLLLVAVLPLGIPGTVLGALDGPSTGPIAILLQAAQALPLVLRRRAPRVAMFVVGAAFCIAEITGTTTGAAGVALPIALYSVGAHGRRPWITAGVIGAMYLALALTLLALGSPEPPLGFATFAAVLALPWTIGRFVALRQASQAGRVHQAEAGAVRKERVLLARDLHDVVTHHVTAMVVQAESAAFLPSDERAARDETLAGIGRTGREALGELRELLGALHAEGAGAPMQPTVSAAIDQFVTRLREAGHQVEVHEDVPEPVLSADAAAALRRVAQEAATNALKHAPRTPVQVEYFREGDSAVLRVTNALGRARKPLSSDGRGLAGSAARIEQVGGSFRAGPTSDGRFVVEARLPEAVR
- a CDS encoding LCP family protein, which gives rise to MTGRGDPTRGRRLPVARHGVLRQPHPLMQVLTVLGVIAGVVVVSAASVVGYAAVGLVTDFAANSVALEDEPAEPPSLGPLPGPITMVVTGTDECEEEIADSFGGRCKGADAAGKLNDVNLLVHISDAPRRVTVVSFPRDLMVPIPSCTSEDGTIAPALRKQQLNAAYGHGGLGCVVDTLSELSGLSVPYAAKVTFGNVINITDAIGGVDVCIAGGGIRDRHTGIDWPAGMRTVSGFEALQFLRTRHGVGDGSDLGRISNQQQYMSRLVRKLVSDEVLTDVGTLGKLAGTAVNNVTPSDSLANPVRLVQIALAAKDVPFDDITFLQYPTLEDPYDMARVVPDYDAAEQLWDALVANQPLQLTGEAGKNDAVVVVEPPTAGAPTDPPADGADPGAGETPVDPAPPAEGTVVLPESITGSTAAQETCSVGNVGE
- a CDS encoding LCP family protein — protein: MIATSDPSGASAPSSGRRPLARHGVQRTPGPFAQLMKVLAVALAVVLVSGVSVAAYTAYDLASNFADGSVDLEGQSPVPPDIGAIEGGVNLLLAGTDACEPEYAAYFGDRCTGADAAGELNDVNMLVHISDAPRRVTVVSFPRDLMMPIPSCTHSDGTVTPATSRQPLNSAYTNGGENGLACVAAAISELTGQDIPFAAKVTWGGVIEITNAIGGVEVCIANGIRDHHTGIDWEAGNRTISGVEALQFLRTRHGVGNGGDLGRISNQQQYMSRLVRKLVSDEVLSNPATLYSLASTAVDNVTPSKSLTNPVTLVQIALAVKNVPFEEIVFVQYPVVEDPYDPNRVAPDEDAAAALWAALEANQPITLSGEASQGDGVVVVDPENPDVAPVDPAAPGDAATPGETPAPGVTLPSSIPGQTAAQETCSNGNLGG
- a CDS encoding HAD family hydrolase, whose translation is MNHAHLPRTGSVEITDQADAAELVEDIAEDAENPRVPTERLLIVLDIDGTILLQDETLSPGIVEAVAHAHRAGHEVMLATGRSWESTRGILRVLEIAPEYVVCSNGAVIMKRVAGEEVRYERFHTETFDPTEVLTLLREHLPDARYMVELPDGSRLYTEHLDDWNLQGAKQVPFDELSARPASRVVVVSPDETEQDFVDLVARIGLNEVSYAVGWTAWLDIAPRGVDKSSALALVCDWLGVDPAHVIVIGDGRNDVGMFRWARRNGGRAVAMAQGADEVRSVAGETTGSVEAGGVADILRAL
- the serS gene encoding serine--tRNA ligase → MIDPALLRDRPDLVTRSQLARGESSQTVDDAVAADRDRRAAITAFEELRAAQNAHGKRVAQAPKEDKAALVAEAKELSEKVKAAQRQVAEAEAAAEAAFAKLENIVLDGVPAGGEENFVTLRTHGEPPSFDFEPLDHLALGEKLGAIDMERGTKVSGARFYFLTGIGARLELALMNLGLDRALQAGFTPMIPPTLVRPEVMRGTGFLGQHADEVYHLADEDLYLVGTSEVPLAGYHMDEIIDLARGPKRYAGWSTCYRSEAGSYGKDTRGIIRVHQFNKLEMFVYTTPDDAQAEHERLVALQEQMLRDLGLSYRVIDVAAGDLGSSAARKYDIEAWVPTQGAYRELTSTSNCTTYQARRLDIRYRPDGGKTAHVATLNGTLATTRWIVALLETHQRADGSVWVPEVLRPFLGGLEVLEPIG
- a CDS encoding diacylglycerol/lipid kinase family protein gives rise to the protein MTMPATPRAALVYNPIKVDAAALTASVQRLSAEAGWHAPLLFATTVDDLGDAATREALERGVDAVLVAGGDGTVRAVAGAMSGSGVALTIVPSGTGNLLARNLRLPLGDPETMIAATFSGERHAIDIGFAALRRPGGDVDEHAFVVMGGIGLDAAMIANTSPQLKRSVGWVAYVGGAARSLVGAHPFQVVYQVQGHRMHSARVHSVLFANCGSLPAGLELIPEASVADGLLDVAVFQPKGPFGWLFVWRRVAWDNSVLRRFRAGRSVLALRTEDTAVRYARGPALDLAPAGPQPVQLDGDEFGEAVHVHTRVEPGALLVAVPVGHTLTPAGRPTLWAGAAGRR